The proteins below are encoded in one region of Pseudomonas putida NBRC 14164:
- a CDS encoding DUF3325 domain-containing protein encodes MMMWIAGAVLFAYAGMLGLCQGLERHYKQVWNRTCPRAWRIGLRSAGWLALLASLKLCAQAWGWAMGPVAWFGVLSLAGLVLVMLLPYWPRLAVGLVGALPVWGLVQVVTHL; translated from the coding sequence ATGATGATGTGGATTGCAGGCGCAGTGTTGTTCGCTTATGCCGGTATGCTCGGGCTGTGCCAGGGGCTGGAGCGGCATTACAAACAGGTGTGGAATCGCACCTGCCCGCGCGCGTGGAGGATCGGCCTGCGCAGTGCCGGTTGGTTGGCGTTGCTGGCGAGCCTGAAGCTATGTGCCCAGGCCTGGGGCTGGGCCATGGGGCCGGTGGCCTGGTTCGGCGTGCTGTCGCTGGCGGGGTTGGTGCTGGTGATGTTGTTGCCGTACTGGCCGCGGCTGGCGGTGGGATTGGTGGGGGCGCTGCCGGTGTGGGGTTTGGTGCAGGTGGTTACCCATCTCTGA
- a CDS encoding sulfite exporter TauE/SafE family protein, whose protein sequence is MDVGSFGFTIAGLVVGFIVGMTGVGGGSLMTPILLWFGISPATAVGTDLLYAAITKASGVWVHARHKNIDWKITGLLSLGSVPAAALTLWFLNTLHTDTSALNAIIKQGLAVVLILTALAILFKSRLQAFASRHAGDHYHLSDRSLNTLTVFTGVVLGVMVTLTSIGAGALGTVALFLLYPFLVTRRLVGTEIAHAVPLTLVAGLGHAGMGNMDWSLLGYLLLGSLPGIYLGSHLTGRISDRVLRPCLAAMLLLIGYKLAF, encoded by the coding sequence ATGGATGTAGGTTCTTTCGGTTTCACCATTGCGGGCCTGGTCGTGGGTTTCATCGTCGGCATGACCGGCGTCGGTGGCGGCTCGCTGATGACCCCGATCCTGTTGTGGTTTGGCATCAGCCCGGCGACGGCCGTCGGTACCGACCTGCTCTACGCGGCAATCACCAAGGCCAGTGGCGTCTGGGTGCATGCGCGCCACAAGAACATCGACTGGAAGATCACCGGCCTGCTCAGCCTGGGCAGCGTGCCCGCCGCAGCGCTGACGCTGTGGTTCCTCAACACCCTGCACACCGACACCTCGGCGCTCAACGCCATCATCAAGCAGGGCCTGGCGGTGGTACTGATCCTGACCGCGCTGGCCATCCTGTTCAAATCGCGCCTGCAGGCTTTCGCCAGCCGCCATGCCGGTGACCACTACCACCTCAGCGACCGTAGCCTGAACACCCTTACCGTGTTTACTGGCGTGGTACTGGGGGTAATGGTTACCCTCACCTCCATCGGTGCTGGCGCACTGGGTACGGTGGCGCTGTTCCTGTTGTACCCGTTTCTGGTCACGCGCCGCCTGGTCGGTACCGAAATCGCTCACGCCGTGCCGCTCACCCTGGTAGCAGGCCTGGGCCACGCCGGCATGGGCAACATGGACTGGTCGTTGCTGGGTTACCTGCTGCTGGGCTCGCTGCCGGGCATTTACCTGGGCAGCCACCTCACCGGACGGATCTCCGACCGCGTGCTGCGTCCATGCCTGGCGGCGATGCTGCTGCTGATCGGCTACAAGCTGGCGTTCTGA
- a CDS encoding transcriptional regulator yields MLTIIEAPIFSRLWPDYWTEDEHGAFMSYLANDPDAGSVIPGSGGCRKVRWSLDSKGKRGALRVIYTAHLANGALVVLLIYCKSATENIPAHMLRKIAKELNHAPD; encoded by the coding sequence ATGCTGACAATCATTGAAGCGCCAATTTTTTCAAGACTATGGCCTGATTACTGGACTGAAGACGAGCACGGAGCATTCATGTCCTACCTTGCGAATGATCCTGATGCCGGGTCTGTGATCCCCGGTTCAGGAGGATGCCGCAAGGTGCGCTGGAGCCTGGATAGTAAAGGCAAGCGGGGAGCACTGCGGGTGATTTACACGGCCCACCTCGCCAATGGCGCACTGGTCGTTTTGCTCATTTACTGCAAGAGCGCTACCGAAAATATACCCGCGCACATGCTGCGCAAGATTGCCAAGGAGCTCAACCATGCCCCTGACTGA
- a CDS encoding NAD(P)/FAD-dependent oxidoreductase has protein sequence MTPTYDTLIIGAGIAGASLGYRLAGQQRVLLLERESQPGYHSTGRSAAMFMEAYGTAQIQALTRASRAFYETPPQGFCEHPLLEPRGCLYVASVEQRELLEQTHAQNLANGTEVRLLDRDAALALVPSLRGEALAGAVLEPGAMDLDVHALHQGFLRGLRAAGGELRCNAELVQASYLDGLWQVELGDGSRVQARQLVNAAGAWADRVAEQCGVARIGLQPCRRSAFTFPGPADQDFARWPAVIGVDESFYFKPDAGQLLGSPANADPVEPQDAAPEELDVALGIYNIEAMTTLAIRRPSHTWAGLRSFVADGDLVIGFDAHAPAFFWLAAQGGYGIQSAAGASRLAADLLLGQHLCPSLVSQGVAPERLSPARFQQS, from the coding sequence ATGACCCCAACCTACGACACCCTGATCATCGGTGCCGGCATTGCCGGTGCGTCGCTGGGCTATCGCCTGGCGGGCCAGCAGCGCGTACTGCTGCTCGAGCGCGAATCACAGCCTGGTTACCACTCCACCGGGCGCTCGGCGGCCATGTTCATGGAGGCCTACGGCACCGCGCAGATCCAGGCACTGACCCGCGCCAGCCGGGCCTTTTACGAAACGCCGCCACAAGGCTTCTGTGAGCATCCGCTGCTGGAACCGCGCGGCTGCCTGTATGTGGCCAGCGTGGAGCAGCGCGAGCTGCTTGAGCAGACCCATGCGCAGAACCTGGCCAATGGCACCGAAGTCCGCCTGCTTGACCGTGACGCCGCCCTGGCCCTGGTGCCCAGCCTGCGTGGCGAAGCCCTGGCCGGCGCAGTGCTTGAACCGGGTGCCATGGACCTGGATGTTCACGCCTTGCACCAAGGCTTCTTGCGCGGTTTACGCGCCGCCGGCGGAGAGCTGCGCTGCAACGCCGAGCTTGTCCAGGCCTCGTACCTGGACGGGCTGTGGCAGGTGGAGCTGGGTGACGGCAGCCGGGTGCAGGCCCGTCAGTTGGTGAACGCTGCTGGCGCCTGGGCTGACCGCGTGGCCGAGCAGTGCGGCGTGGCGCGCATCGGCCTGCAACCTTGCCGGCGCAGCGCGTTCACCTTCCCCGGCCCGGCAGACCAGGACTTCGCCCGCTGGCCGGCAGTGATCGGCGTCGACGAAAGCTTCTACTTCAAACCCGACGCCGGCCAGTTGCTGGGGTCGCCAGCCAATGCCGACCCGGTGGAACCCCAGGACGCCGCGCCCGAAGAGCTCGACGTCGCCTTGGGCATCTACAACATCGAAGCCATGACCACCTTGGCGATCCGACGCCCCAGCCACACCTGGGCCGGGCTGCGCTCGTTCGTTGCCGACGGTGACCTGGTGATCGGTTTCGATGCGCACGCCCCCGCGTTTTTCTGGCTGGCGGCGCAAGGTGGCTATGGCATCCAGTCCGCCGCCGGCGCCTCGCGCCTGGCCGCCGACTTGCTGCTTGGCCAACACCTGTGCCCTAGTCTTGTCAGCCAGGGCGTGGCGCCCGAGCGCCTGTCCCCGGCCCGTTTCCAACAATCCTGA
- a CDS encoding TonB-dependent siderophore receptor: MQCRTSPNSLALAFVALASPAMVATAAQAEEQRTGEVLEVPVADNALVIQDTLITAEREARQALGSSIITADDIKRHPPSNDLSDIIRREPGVNLTGNSASGARGNNRQIDLRGMGPENTLILIDGKPSSARNAVRYGWNGDRDTRGETNWVPAEAVERIEILRGPAAARYGSGAMGGVVNIITKRPTDELKGSVSLFTQLPEDSAEGASRRANFNLGGGLTDNLGFRLFGGLAKTDADDLDINASHANSALVAGREGVRNKDINGLLSWKLNDEHRFEASAGYSRQGNIYAGDTMNSNGGSDVALISSLYGHETNVMQRSTYDLTHLGDFTWGTSKTTLAYEYVRNWRLNEGLAGGPEGAINDSGAAMSRLRNTRLNSEVNLPFALGSTEHVLTLGGEYLYESLNDQGSFRPQSFDPSGSGNDAISGFDRSESKMTAKSYALFVEDNIVIGDTTVTPGLRFDHHEMFGDNFSPSLNLSHKLTEALSVKGGIARAYKVPNLYQSNPNYLLYSRGQGCSVQQTNSGGCYLQGNADLKPEISVNKEIGLLYDRGTWRTSATYFRNDYKNKIIGGTDVLYAINSGRRVTQWENAGKARVEGIEGNFFIELTPTLDWNTNLTWMLDNDNRETGEPLSVIPEYTVNTTLDWRATEQLSFQVAGTYFGKQKSPTYNYRTQQDYDQAAQQDVEAYGLVDVSAGYKFNANYDVRVGVNNVFDKQILRGGNASSSGANTYNQPGRAVFAALNINF, from the coding sequence ATGCAGTGCAGAACTTCACCCAACAGCCTGGCCTTGGCGTTCGTTGCGCTGGCGTCACCGGCCATGGTCGCCACCGCGGCCCAGGCTGAAGAGCAGCGCACGGGTGAGGTGCTGGAAGTGCCGGTTGCCGACAACGCGCTGGTGATTCAGGACACCCTGATCACCGCCGAGCGCGAGGCGCGTCAGGCCTTGGGTTCGTCGATCATCACCGCCGACGACATCAAGCGCCACCCGCCATCCAATGACCTGTCCGATATCATCCGCCGCGAGCCCGGCGTCAACCTGACCGGCAACAGCGCCAGCGGCGCACGCGGCAACAACCGCCAGATCGACCTGCGCGGCATGGGCCCGGAAAACACCCTGATCCTCATCGATGGCAAGCCCTCCAGCGCCCGCAACGCGGTGCGTTATGGCTGGAACGGTGACCGTGATACCCGGGGTGAAACCAACTGGGTGCCCGCCGAGGCAGTCGAGCGTATCGAGATCCTGCGCGGCCCGGCCGCCGCTCGCTACGGCTCCGGCGCCATGGGTGGGGTGGTGAATATCATCACCAAACGCCCCACCGACGAGCTCAAGGGCAGCGTCAGCCTGTTCACCCAGTTGCCGGAAGACAGTGCCGAGGGTGCCAGCCGCCGCGCCAACTTCAACCTCGGTGGCGGCCTCACCGATAACCTTGGTTTCCGGCTGTTCGGCGGCCTGGCCAAGACTGACGCTGACGACCTCGATATCAACGCCAGCCACGCCAACAGCGCACTGGTTGCCGGCCGTGAGGGTGTGCGCAACAAGGACATCAACGGCCTGCTCAGCTGGAAGCTGAACGATGAGCACCGCTTCGAAGCCAGTGCAGGCTACAGCCGGCAGGGCAATATCTATGCTGGCGACACCATGAACAGCAACGGCGGCAGCGACGTCGCACTGATTTCCAGCCTGTATGGCCACGAAACCAACGTCATGCAGCGCAGCACCTACGACCTGACCCACCTGGGCGACTTCACCTGGGGTACCAGCAAGACCACGCTGGCCTACGAATACGTGCGCAACTGGCGCCTCAACGAGGGTTTGGCCGGTGGCCCGGAAGGGGCGATCAACGACAGCGGCGCGGCGATGTCGCGGTTGCGCAACACGCGCTTGAACAGTGAGGTCAACTTGCCGTTCGCCCTGGGTAGCACCGAGCATGTGCTGACCCTGGGGGGCGAGTACCTGTACGAGTCGCTCAACGACCAGGGCTCGTTCCGTCCGCAGAGCTTCGACCCGAGTGGCTCGGGCAATGACGCGATCAGCGGTTTCGACCGCAGCGAATCGAAGATGACCGCCAAAAGTTACGCGTTGTTCGTCGAGGACAATATCGTCATCGGCGACACGACGGTGACGCCTGGCTTGCGTTTTGACCATCACGAGATGTTTGGCGACAACTTCAGCCCCAGCCTGAACCTGTCGCACAAGCTCACCGAGGCGCTGTCGGTCAAAGGCGGCATTGCTCGCGCGTACAAGGTGCCAAACCTGTACCAGTCCAACCCCAATTACCTGCTCTACAGCCGCGGCCAAGGCTGCAGTGTGCAGCAGACCAACTCCGGTGGTTGCTACCTGCAGGGTAACGCCGACCTCAAGCCGGAAATCAGCGTCAACAAAGAGATTGGCCTGCTGTACGACCGCGGCACCTGGCGTACCAGCGCCACCTACTTCCGCAATGACTACAAGAACAAGATCATCGGCGGTACCGATGTGCTCTATGCCATCAACAGCGGCCGCCGCGTGACCCAGTGGGAAAACGCAGGCAAGGCGCGGGTGGAAGGTATCGAAGGCAACTTCTTCATCGAGCTGACGCCGACCCTGGACTGGAACACCAACCTGACCTGGATGCTCGACAACGACAATCGCGAGACTGGCGAACCGCTGTCGGTGATCCCGGAATATACCGTCAACACCACCCTGGACTGGCGCGCCACCGAGCAGCTGTCGTTCCAGGTGGCGGGTACATACTTCGGTAAACAGAAGTCGCCGACCTACAACTACCGCACCCAGCAAGACTACGACCAGGCCGCGCAGCAGGACGTCGAGGCCTATGGCCTGGTGGACGTGAGCGCGGGGTACAAGTTCAACGCCAACTACGACGTGCGGGTGGGCGTGAACAACGTGTTCGACAAGCAGATCCTGCGTGGCGGCAACGCCAGCAGTTCGGGGGCCAACACGTATAACCAGCCGGGCAGGGCGGTGTTTGCCGCGCTGAATATCAACTTCTGA
- a CDS encoding helix-turn-helix domain-containing protein, whose amino-acid sequence MPAALPLLDRTVVGQRLRQVRKARQMTLKQLSEASGVPVSTLSKMELAQVSVSYEKLAAAARALNVDIAQLFRAGGTVTTPVPVTVVVDSLPAAAGYPTGTYDYHPIAGDFPERRMTPAYARIIARERGQFDDFIRHPGQEFALVLSGRVRIEFETGEAVSIGPQETAYFDSQVGHIYLSESEDGGDAHVMVVMTDR is encoded by the coding sequence ATGCCCGCTGCCCTACCCCTGCTTGACCGCACTGTAGTCGGCCAGCGCCTGCGCCAGGTGCGCAAGGCGCGCCAGATGACACTCAAGCAATTGTCCGAAGCCAGTGGCGTACCGGTGTCCACCCTGTCGAAGATGGAGCTGGCACAAGTCTCGGTCAGCTACGAGAAGCTGGCTGCCGCCGCACGGGCGTTGAATGTCGACATTGCCCAGTTGTTTCGCGCCGGCGGTACGGTCACCACCCCGGTGCCGGTGACCGTGGTGGTCGACTCGCTACCTGCAGCGGCGGGGTACCCCACCGGCACCTACGACTACCACCCCATTGCTGGCGACTTCCCCGAGCGGCGCATGACCCCGGCCTATGCCCGCATCATCGCCCGCGAACGGGGCCAGTTCGACGACTTTATCCGCCACCCCGGGCAAGAGTTCGCCCTGGTGCTGAGCGGGCGCGTGCGCATCGAGTTCGAAACCGGGGAAGCCGTGAGCATCGGGCCGCAGGAAACCGCGTACTTCGACAGCCAGGTGGGGCACATCTACCTGTCGGAAAGCGAGGATGGCGGGGACGCGCATGTGATGGTGGTGATGACCGATCGCTGA
- a CDS encoding RidA family protein → MSNDIQRFPSSLPFPFSRAVKAGGFLFLSGQVPMSASGEVVRGDIQTQTRAACERIAESLAACGARFDQVVKATVWLSDMSHFAGFNEVYKEFFGAALPVRSTVASALALGVDVEIEVQAFVGDE, encoded by the coding sequence ATGAGCAATGACATCCAGCGTTTCCCCAGCAGCCTGCCGTTTCCGTTTTCCCGTGCGGTGAAGGCGGGTGGTTTCCTGTTCCTCTCCGGCCAGGTGCCGATGAGTGCCAGCGGCGAAGTGGTGCGCGGTGATATCCAGACCCAGACCCGCGCCGCCTGCGAGCGCATCGCCGAAAGCCTGGCAGCGTGCGGCGCGCGTTTCGACCAAGTGGTAAAGGCCACGGTATGGCTGTCGGACATGAGCCATTTCGCCGGTTTCAACGAGGTCTACAAAGAGTTCTTCGGCGCGGCGCTGCCAGTGCGTTCGACTGTGGCCTCGGCGTTGGCACTGGGGGTGGACGTGGAGATTGAAGTGCAGGCGTTTGTCGGCGACGAGTAA
- a CDS encoding helix-turn-helix domain-containing protein, translating into MPLTEKELMLRDANRNIGEELLESIRDVKAGRYGATHQVEVTEAAEARSKTGLSQSRFAEMLGVSVRTLQEWEQGRRLPSGAARSLLQIAASRPDVFREVLQSR; encoded by the coding sequence ATGCCCCTGACTGAAAAAGAGCTGATGCTGCGCGACGCCAACCGTAACATTGGTGAAGAACTCCTGGAGTCCATACGCGACGTGAAGGCTGGCCGCTATGGTGCAACACATCAGGTTGAGGTGACAGAGGCCGCCGAGGCGCGGAGCAAAACGGGGCTTTCCCAGTCAAGATTTGCCGAAATGCTGGGAGTTTCGGTGCGCACCCTTCAGGAATGGGAGCAAGGTAGGCGCCTGCCGTCTGGCGCGGCGCGATCTTTATTGCAAATTGCCGCCTCACGCCCGGATGTATTTCGCGAAGTTCTACAATCGCGCTAA
- a CDS encoding histidine phosphatase family protein, producing MKAVRLTLICHALTQAQKTGRLHRADDGILPLTQHPDAIVPGMQVLTAPERRACETAAWLSGLAQSEPALADCDLGRWQGLPLKQLQSEQPQALADWLQDPASAVHGGESFAALCQRVASWLAAFDTPGEWLAVTHPMVMRAVLVQVLGCPMQASQRIDVLPLSRLELSFTGQWRLRLG from the coding sequence GTGAAAGCCGTCCGCCTGACCCTGATCTGCCATGCTCTGACCCAGGCCCAGAAGACTGGGCGCCTGCACCGTGCAGATGACGGCATCTTGCCGTTGACCCAACACCCCGACGCCATCGTGCCCGGCATGCAGGTGCTGACTGCGCCAGAGCGGCGAGCCTGCGAGACGGCGGCGTGGTTGTCGGGGCTGGCGCAGAGCGAGCCGGCATTGGCCGATTGCGACCTGGGGCGTTGGCAGGGTTTGCCGTTGAAGCAGTTGCAATCTGAACAACCGCAGGCGTTGGCAGACTGGCTGCAGGACCCGGCCAGTGCGGTCCATGGTGGGGAGTCGTTTGCTGCGCTATGCCAGCGTGTGGCCAGCTGGCTGGCGGCTTTCGACACGCCGGGTGAGTGGCTGGCGGTGACTCACCCGATGGTCATGCGCGCCGTGCTGGTACAGGTGTTGGGGTGCCCGATGCAGGCCAGCCAGCGTATCGACGTGCTGCCGCTTTCGCGCCTTGAGCTGAGCTTTACCGGGCAGTGGCGCCTGCGCCTGGGCTGA
- a CDS encoding PepSY-associated TM helix domain-containing protein, producing the protein MKNTFTQSMAWLHTWAGLISGWLLFAIFVTGTLAVFDKELNHWMQPEIPATQVSQADAARRAINYLQAHEPQAGNWGISLPSERAPGLRVSTGERRHGGGVQLDPRTGEAIEVRDSVGGNFFFRFHFTLDLPRNWGIFVVGALALVMLAALVTGIVIHKKIFKEFFTFRPNKGQRSWLDFHNASAVLLLPFHLMITYTGLVIFMLIYIPAGVDALFAGDARAYFQAQGNARVEQPRGLARQPAALVDVAPLLAQAEARLGPIGGLNIRNPNTAAARVEIRPELGNRIALAKGQAMVFDGVSGQLLSDVPEWRAVPLTQRVMVGLHFAQFGGYPMRWLYFVCGLVSCLMIASGLVLFCVKRGRKYASATADASARRWYRVAEVCNVGFISGLLLACVGLLWASRLLPVELAQRESWEVRAFFGVWLLALLHAGVRPARRAWAEQLLLTALLCIGLGAFGGLEDAMRLGVAACALVLGVLVGLVAWRVRQAQPVQQKARAGRRQEAEA; encoded by the coding sequence ATGAAGAACACTTTCACCCAATCGATGGCCTGGCTGCACACCTGGGCCGGGCTGATCTCCGGCTGGCTGTTGTTCGCCATCTTCGTCACCGGCACCCTGGCGGTGTTCGACAAGGAGCTCAACCACTGGATGCAGCCGGAAATCCCGGCCACCCAGGTGTCCCAGGCCGACGCTGCCCGGCGCGCTATCAACTACCTGCAGGCCCATGAACCACAGGCTGGCAACTGGGGTATCAGCCTGCCGAGCGAGCGCGCGCCAGGGCTGCGCGTTTCTACGGGCGAGCGCCGCCACGGCGGTGGCGTGCAGCTGGACCCGCGCACCGGCGAGGCCATCGAGGTGCGCGACAGTGTCGGCGGCAACTTCTTCTTCCGCTTCCACTTCACCCTCGACCTGCCACGCAACTGGGGTATTTTCGTGGTCGGTGCGCTGGCGCTGGTGATGCTTGCGGCACTGGTGACCGGCATCGTCATCCACAAGAAGATCTTCAAGGAATTCTTCACCTTCCGGCCGAACAAGGGCCAGCGCTCGTGGCTGGATTTCCACAACGCCAGTGCGGTGCTGTTGCTGCCGTTCCACCTGATGATCACCTACACCGGCCTGGTGATCTTCATGCTCATCTACATCCCCGCCGGGGTCGATGCGCTCTTTGCCGGCGACGCACGCGCCTACTTCCAGGCCCAAGGCAATGCTCGCGTGGAACAGCCCCGTGGCTTGGCCAGGCAGCCGGCCGCGCTGGTGGACGTAGCACCGCTGCTGGCCCAGGCCGAGGCCCGGCTGGGGCCGATTGGCGGCTTGAATATCCGCAACCCGAACACGGCGGCGGCGCGCGTCGAAATCCGCCCCGAACTGGGCAACCGCATCGCGCTGGCCAAGGGGCAAGCCATGGTCTTCGATGGCGTCAGCGGGCAATTGCTCAGCGACGTGCCTGAGTGGCGCGCGGTGCCTTTGACCCAGCGGGTCATGGTTGGCCTGCACTTCGCGCAGTTCGGCGGCTATCCGATGCGTTGGCTGTACTTCGTGTGCGGGCTGGTCAGCTGCCTGATGATCGCCAGCGGCCTGGTGCTGTTCTGCGTGAAGCGCGGGCGCAAGTATGCCAGCGCCACTGCCGATGCTTCGGCACGGCGCTGGTACCGGGTGGCCGAGGTGTGCAACGTGGGCTTCATCAGCGGTTTGCTGCTGGCGTGTGTCGGGCTGCTGTGGGCCAGCCGCTTGTTGCCGGTGGAACTGGCACAGCGGGAGAGCTGGGAAGTACGTGCGTTCTTTGGTGTATGGCTGCTGGCGCTGTTGCATGCGGGTGTCAGGCCGGCACGCCGGGCATGGGCCGAGCAACTGTTGCTGACGGCGTTGCTGTGCATCGGCCTGGGTGCGTTTGGCGGCCTCGAAGATGCCATGCGCCTGGGCGTAGCGGCCTGTGCCTTGGTACTGGGCGTGTTGGTTGGGCTGGTGGCCTGGCGGGTGCGGCAAGCACAACCGGTGCAGCAGAAGGCCCGGGCAGGGCGGCGACAGGAGGCCGAGGCATGA
- a CDS encoding arsenic transporter, translating to MLPATLIFLFTLTLVIWQPKGLGVGWSATFGALLALLCGVVSLHDIPTVWAIIWNATATFIALIVISLLLDEAGFFAWTALHVARWARGDGRRLFAFMVLLGAAVSALFANDGAALILTPIVMSMLLALRFSPTATLAFVMGAGFIADTASLPLVVSNLVNIVSADYFGLGFNAYAAVMVPVNLVAVAATLLVLWLYFRRDIPLRYATDDLQLPALAVRDRATFRAGWVVLVVLLAALFVLEPLGIPVSAVATACAAVLFAVAARGHVISTRRVLREAPWQIVVFSLGMYLVVYGLRNAGLTDALAGVLDWLAGHGLWAATLGTGLIAALLSSLMNNLPSVLIGALSIHASEAQGVVREAMIYANVIGCDLGPKITPIGSLATLLWLHVLARKGVVIGWGYYFKVGVLLTVPVLLATLAALALRLSF from the coding sequence ATGCTCCCAGCCACGCTGATTTTCCTGTTCACCCTGACCCTGGTCATCTGGCAACCCAAAGGCCTCGGCGTCGGCTGGAGCGCCACCTTCGGTGCGCTTCTGGCCCTGCTGTGCGGTGTGGTGTCACTGCACGATATCCCCACCGTCTGGGCAATCATCTGGAACGCCACCGCCACCTTCATCGCCCTGATCGTCATCAGCCTGTTGCTGGACGAAGCCGGTTTCTTCGCCTGGACGGCGCTGCATGTGGCGCGTTGGGCCCGAGGCGACGGGCGTCGCCTGTTTGCCTTCATGGTGCTGCTGGGGGCAGCGGTATCCGCGCTGTTCGCCAACGATGGCGCAGCACTGATCCTTACCCCCATCGTCATGTCGATGCTGCTGGCGCTGCGCTTTTCCCCCACGGCAACCCTGGCGTTCGTGATGGGCGCCGGTTTTATCGCCGACACCGCAAGCCTGCCATTGGTGGTATCGAACCTGGTAAACATCGTGTCGGCGGACTACTTCGGGCTCGGCTTCAACGCCTACGCCGCCGTGATGGTGCCGGTGAACCTGGTGGCGGTAGCGGCCACGCTGCTGGTGCTGTGGCTGTATTTTCGCCGTGACATCCCGTTGCGGTACGCCACCGACGACCTGCAGTTGCCTGCCCTGGCAGTGCGCGATCGCGCCACGTTCCGTGCGGGCTGGGTGGTACTGGTGGTGTTGCTGGCCGCGCTGTTCGTGCTGGAGCCGCTGGGCATCCCGGTCAGCGCGGTGGCCACGGCCTGCGCCGCCGTGCTGTTTGCCGTGGCCGCCCGCGGCCACGTGATTTCAACCCGCCGCGTGCTGCGCGAAGCACCGTGGCAGATCGTGGTGTTCTCGCTGGGGATGTACCTGGTGGTGTACGGGCTGCGCAATGCCGGCCTGACTGACGCCCTTGCCGGGGTACTGGACTGGCTCGCCGGGCATGGGCTGTGGGCGGCTACGCTGGGCACCGGGCTGATTGCGGCGCTGCTCTCGTCGCTGATGAACAACCTGCCCAGTGTGCTGATCGGCGCCTTGTCCATCCATGCCAGCGAAGCCCAGGGCGTGGTGCGCGAGGCGATGATCTACGCCAATGTCATCGGCTGCGACCTGGGGCCGAAGATCACCCCGATCGGCAGCCTGGCCACGTTGCTGTGGCTGCATGTGCTGGCGCGCAAAGGGGTGGTGATCGGCTGGGGGTATTACTTCAAGGTCGGCGTACTGCTGACGGTGCCAGTGCTGCTGGCGACCTTGGCGGCCCTGGCACTGCGGTTGAGTTTTTGA
- a CDS encoding YkvI family membrane protein: protein MQEQLKIAGAFVGVIVGAGFASGRELLLFFVDFGVWGLVGALGSAALFTFLGMALAALGNRQQATSHKDVIQAICGRHLGLFVDWLITFFMFAVTVVMLAGGGALLEQQFGIPALTGSVLVTMVVVGIVCLDVRKVILAIGAITPLLILVASAIALYAVFTRDQSFAALDHLASQQQAGTRHWLLGAFLYVSYNIVAGAPILAILGGSAKGEKTAMWGGLLGGAALGGLMLVMSAGLLSRLDSVADLPMPMLSIASEVSPLLGLVMCLIIFGMIVNTAVGTLFSFLSRLLPAGTAKFRWGSVVTGVVAFGCSLVGFISLVGEVYPFFGYLGFVLMAAVLLAWVRRGRAAKAALA from the coding sequence ATGCAAGAGCAACTGAAGATTGCCGGCGCATTTGTCGGCGTGATCGTGGGGGCAGGGTTCGCTTCAGGGCGGGAACTGTTGTTGTTCTTTGTCGACTTCGGCGTGTGGGGGCTGGTCGGCGCGCTGGGCAGCGCCGCCCTGTTCACCTTCCTCGGCATGGCCCTGGCGGCGTTGGGCAACCGCCAGCAGGCCACATCGCACAAGGATGTGATCCAGGCCATCTGCGGCCGCCACCTGGGCCTGTTCGTCGACTGGCTGATCACCTTTTTCATGTTCGCTGTCACCGTGGTCATGCTGGCCGGCGGTGGTGCGCTGCTGGAGCAGCAGTTCGGCATTCCGGCACTGACCGGCAGCGTGCTGGTAACGATGGTGGTGGTGGGCATCGTGTGCCTTGACGTGCGCAAGGTGATCCTGGCCATTGGCGCCATCACCCCGCTGTTGATCCTGGTGGCGTCGGCAATCGCGTTGTATGCCGTATTCACCCGCGACCAGAGCTTCGCCGCGCTGGATCACCTGGCCAGCCAGCAACAAGCCGGCACCCGCCACTGGCTGCTGGGCGCGTTCCTGTATGTGTCTTACAACATTGTGGCTGGTGCGCCGATCCTGGCCATACTGGGCGGTTCGGCCAAGGGCGAGAAAACCGCAATGTGGGGTGGCCTGCTCGGTGGCGCGGCGCTGGGTGGCCTGATGCTGGTGATGAGCGCGGGGCTGTTGTCGCGCCTGGACAGCGTGGCCGACTTGCCCATGCCGATGCTGTCGATTGCCAGCGAGGTGTCGCCGCTGCTGGGGCTAGTGATGTGCCTGATCATCTTCGGCATGATCGTCAACACCGCGGTGGGTACGTTGTTCTCGTTCCTTTCACGGCTGCTTCCGGCGGGCACGGCGAAGTTCCGCTGGGGCTCGGTGGTTACCGGGGTGGTGGCGTTTGGTTGCAGCCTGGTGGGGTTCATCAGCCTGGTTGGGGAGGTGTACCCGTTCTTTGGCTACCTGGGGTTCGTGCTCATGGCAGCGGTGTTGCTGGCCTGGGTGCGGCGGGGCAGGGCCGCCAAGGCGGCGTTGGCATAA